One window of the Betta splendens chromosome 21, fBetSpl5.4, whole genome shotgun sequence genome contains the following:
- the LOC114846913 gene encoding trace amine-associated receptor 13c-like, producing MNKGPVVEKLHHFMFDQRTFPVVMEEGELCFPQLLNASCRRPNHRRFEVVFVNILLTFISVLTTGLNLLVIITISYYRKLHSSTNLLLLSLAVSDFMIGLLQIPVEILIFNGCWFLGDIVCALNSFLGFVTSSVSVGNMLLISVDRYLAICEPMYYPTKVTVAAVRLCVCLCWILSVIYSSWIVRDLFTKPDRYLTCFGECVVAISYIEGTVDFLLTFVGPITVIIVLYMRVFVVAVSQARAMRSHVVAFKPQSSATANKSELKAARNLGVVVVVFLLCFSPYYICSVTGANSLDSLFQIWLLYFNSCLNPVIYALFYPWFRKAIKHIITLQILQPGSCEANIL from the exons ATGAACAAGGGGCCGGTTGTTGAGAAACTACATCACTTCATGTTTGATCAAAGAACTTTCCCTGTGGTGATGGAAGAAGGTGAACTCTGCTTCCCTCAGCTGCTAAATGCCTCCTGCAGGAGGCCAAATCATCGTCGCTTTGAGGTGGTGTTCGTTAACATCCTGCTGACCTTCATCTCTGTGCTCACTACTggtctcaacctgctggtcatcatcaccatctcaTACTACAG GAAGCTCCACTcctccaccaacctcctcctcctctctctggcagTATCAGACTTCATGATTGGGCTCCTGCAGATTCCAGTTGAAATCCTGATTTTCAATGGCTGCTGGTTTCTTGGTGACATTGTATGTGCTCTAAATTCATTTTTAGGTTTTGTAACTAGCAGTGTTTCTGTGGGGAACATGTTGCTGATTTCAGTTGACCGCTATCTGGCCATCTGTGAGCCAATGTATTACCCCACTAAAGTGACTGTAGCAGCAGtgaggctctgtgtgtgtctgtgttggattctgtctgttatttacagcagctggattGTGAGGGACCTCTTCACAAAGCCAGACAGGTATTTGACCTGTTTTGGAGAGTGTGTAGTTGCCATTAGTTACATTGAAGGAACCGTAGACTTTCTCCTGACGTTTGTGGGTCCCATAACAGTCATCATAGTCCTGTAcatgagggtgtttgtggtggccgTGTCTCAGGCTCGTGCCATGCGCTCTCATGTTGTAGCTTTCAAACCTCAGAGTTCAGCAACTGCAAACAAGTCTGAACTGAAAGCTGCCAGAAATCTAGGTGTGGTAGTAGTTGTTTTCCTCCTGTGCTTCTCACCTTATTACATCTGCAGTGTTACGGGTGCAAACAGCTTAGACAGCCTTTTTCAGATCTGGCTGCTGTATTTTAACTCATGTCTGAACCCTGTGATATACGCTCTGTTctacccctggtttagaaaagcTATAAAACACATTATCACTCTTCAGATCCTGCAGCCGGGCTCCTGTGAAGCCAATATACTCTAA